Proteins co-encoded in one Bubalus bubalis isolate 160015118507 breed Murrah chromosome 7, NDDB_SH_1, whole genome shotgun sequence genomic window:
- the MRPS18C gene encoding 28S ribosomal protein S18c, mitochondrial isoform X1, which produces MAAVVGLCGGLGKRQFTRFPTAFVCLTNSGTRAVLWRSCSQYKQVTSSEDLPIPMENPYKEPLKKCILCEKRVDYKNVQLLSQFISPFTGCIYGRHITGLCGKKQKEITKAIKRAQILGFMPVTYKDPAYLKDPKVCNIKYRE; this is translated from the exons ATGGCTGCTGTGGTAGGTCTTTGCGGTGGGCTAGGGAAGAGACAGTTTACGCGTTTCCCAACGGCTTTTGTCTGCCTCACAAATTCCGGGACTCGTGCAG TGCTGTGGAGAAGTTGTTCACAATATAAACAGGTAACCAGCAGTGAGGACCtg CCTATTCCAATGGAAAATCCTTACAAGGAGCCTCTGAAAAAATGTATCTTGTGTGAAAAACGTGTAGATTATAAGAATGTACAG CTTTTATCccaatttatttctccatttactGGATGCATTTATGGAAGGCACATAACag gtCTTTGtgggaagaaacaaaaagaaatcacaaaagcaATTAAGAGAGCTCAGATATTGG GGTTTATGCCAGTTACATACAAGGATCCTGCCTATCTCAAAGACCCTAAAGTTTGTAACATCAAATATAGGGAGTAA
- the MRPS18C gene encoding 28S ribosomal protein S18c, mitochondrial isoform X2 — protein MAAVVGLCGGLGKRQFTRFPTAFVCLTNSGTRAVLWRSCSQYKQVTSSEDLPIPMENPYKEPLKKCILCEKRVDYKNVQLLSQFISPFTGCIYGRHITGLCGKKQKEITKAIKRAQILELSFSLHRVYASYIQGSCLSQRP, from the exons ATGGCTGCTGTGGTAGGTCTTTGCGGTGGGCTAGGGAAGAGACAGTTTACGCGTTTCCCAACGGCTTTTGTCTGCCTCACAAATTCCGGGACTCGTGCAG TGCTGTGGAGAAGTTGTTCACAATATAAACAGGTAACCAGCAGTGAGGACCtg CCTATTCCAATGGAAAATCCTTACAAGGAGCCTCTGAAAAAATGTATCTTGTGTGAAAAACGTGTAGATTATAAGAATGTACAG CTTTTATCccaatttatttctccatttactGGATGCATTTATGGAAGGCACATAACag gtCTTTGtgggaagaaacaaaaagaaatcacaaaagcaATTAAGAGAGCTCAGATATTGG aactttcattttctcttcacaGGGTTTATGCCAGTTACATACAAGGATCCTGCCTATCTCAAAGACCCTAA